The Desulfovibrio fairfieldensis sequence CGGCGCATCGCCCTCTGGGCCCTGCACGTCACGGGCAGCTCCTTCCGCCGCCTGCTCTGGGGCATTCTGCTGGCGGGCTTCATCATTGCGCCGCTCATGCCCACATCCACAGGGAAGTGCATCCTGCTGGGCATCATCTGCATCGGCATCTGCGACGCCATGGGCTTCAAGGCCCGCTCGCGCGAGGCATCCACCCTGCTGATGGCCGGTTACCTGGCCGTGGCCGGGCCCCGCATGGGCCTGTACACGGGCGCGGGCGAAGTGACCCTGAATCTGCAAATGCTCGCCACGGCCGGGGTGCACGTGTCATGGCTGGAGTATTTTCTGCAGAATTTCGCGCCCAGCGTGGTCTACAGCGTGTTGTCCATTGTGGTGCTGCGGCTGGTCATGCGGCCCAAGAGCACTGTTGACGCCCGCGTCTGGGTGGAAGAGCAGTACGCCGGGCTGGGCCCCATGAGCCTGCGCGAAAAGAAGGCCCTGGCGCTCTTCGCTGTGCTGGCCGTCCTGATGATGACGGACAAGTGGCACGGCATCAACATCGGCTGGATCATGATGGTGGTGGGCTTTGTCGGTTTTCTGCCGGGCTTTGACCTGGTGGACGGCAAAAAGTTCGCCACGCTGAACCTGACCTCCGTGCTGTTCATCGTGGGCTGCATGTCCATCGGCGCGGCGGCCCAGGCCACGGGCATGGACAAGAGCATCGCCCGGGCAGTGCTGCCCCTGCTGCAGGGCAAGGGAGAGCTGGGCACGGTCATCGCCTCCTTCTTCTCCGGGGCGGGGCTCAACTTCCTGCTCACGCCGGTGGCCGCCGTAAGCACCTTCACCGTACCGCTGGCGGAAATCGCCAAGGCCCTGGGCATCAATCCCCTGGCCCCGGCCTACGCCTTCATGCTCGGCCTGGACCAGTACGTGCTGCCCTACGAATACGCGGCCTTTCTGTACATGTTCTCCACGGGCTACATCAACTTCAAGGACATGGTCATGGTCTTCGCCTGGCGGGCGCTTATGGCGCTGATCGTACTCATCCTCGTCTTCTATCCCTTCTGGAAGCTCACCGGCGCGGCCTGAGCCCGCCGCACGGCAATCCCCATACCCGCAACCCCGGATACAAGGAGGATCATATGGCAGCCACCCCCGGAACGCCGCAATGGATCGAACTGGAACGCGCAGGCATGGCCGCGCTGGACGAATTCATGGAAACCTTCAACAGCGGCTCGCCCCTGCGCTGGGCGCAAAGCCTGCACTATCCGCACATGCGCCTGGGCGGCCTCGCGGTCCAGATCTGGAACACGCCCGAAGATTACGCCCGGGACAATGACGTCAGCCGCCTGCGCGAAGCCTCCGGCTGGGGCTACACAAAGTGGGACCGGCGCAAGATGATCCAGGCCGATGAGGATAAAATCCACATGGCCGTGCAGTTCTCGCGCTACACGCCCGCGCATGAAAAAATCGTCGCCTTTGAATCCTTCTACATCCTCACCAGGATGAACGGGCATTGGGGCACGCAGTTCCGCTCCAGCTACGCGGGCGTCATCGGCGGAAATACGGCTTTTTAGGTACTTGCGCTGAGGACATGGAACACTTTCCCCACACGGGGAGGGATGCCCTTGCCGGGCATCCCTCCCCGACGGCTTGACGCCCGCCGGGGGGCGGTTTATCCTTTTTCCACTACTTCCAATGGCAGCGGGCGCGGCTGGATAAACGCGGCGCGCAATCTGCCCGGCATACACTGCTGGGTTTCTTTTCGGGCATCCATGCCCACAGCATGCATTGCCGGGTCGATAGCTCCGAATACAAGACCCTTCGGGGGAATACGAGCAGCGTTCCATTGGGCGCAGTTGAGTCCCGGCATTTCTCATCGCCAAATGCCGATACTAAAACCAATGGAGTGCCTTATGTCCCATCCCCTCACGGACGCGCCTTCGGCGCGGTCCCTCCCTGATCTGGTTGCCCTGGCCGAAACACTGCGACAAACCGCCCAGGCCCTGCTGGCGGCAGGCCCGCCCGCGCCCGTGGCCGAACCCGGCGACGCCCCCGCCGCCGAAAAGCCCTCGGAAGTCCGCACCTACCGCGTCCCCGGCTATATTGTGGAGGAAGAGCGGATACTGCTCGCGCAACACCAGGTCCAAAGCTGGCAGGAGATGTTTGACAAAACGTGCAACCATCTCCACACCCTGATCTTTCTCCTGCAGCACTTTGAAACGGCGCGAGCATGGACGGCTACGCCGTGACACTGCTGGGCGACACCCTGATGGCCCCCCTGGACACGCTGAACAGCCTGTGCTCGCTGGTGGCGGATTTTCGCCTCCAGCCCGAAGAGGGATAAACGCGCGGGCCGACCTCGCAGCGCGGTCTCAAGCCGAATAAAAGAAAGGCCGGAAACTGATTCTTCAGTTTCCGGCCTTCTGAAATCTATGGTGCCGAGGGACAGAATTGAACTGCCGACACGGGGATTTTCAGTCCCCTGCTCTACCAACTGAGCTACCTCGGCCCATGTGGGAAAGTCTTGTACCCGCTTGGCGCGGCTTTGGCAAGCCTTTTTTGGGGAAATTTCCCGCGAAAACTTGAATCTTGCGCATCTTCCGGCCATACTCGCGTTGTTTGCAGCCCAGCCAAGGAGTTCCCGTGCAATTTCGTGCCTCAGTCCCCCCGATTTTACGTGAAATGCAAGCCCTGCGCACCCTGGGCGTGTGGCGGCTCATGTTGCAGGCCCTGGTCACGGGCGGCATCACCGGCGCGGTGATCGGCCTGTTTCGCCAGACCTACACCCTGATCAATACGGCGGTTGTGGACTATGTGCACGGCCACAGCCTGTCCGACCCCCTGGTGGGCCTGAGCATCTTCGTGGCGCTGGTTCTGCTCGGCCTTCTGGCCTGGCAACTGCTGCGGCATGAACCGCTGATCAGCGGCAGCGGCATCCCCCAGGTGGAGCTGACCGTGGCCGGGCATCTGCCCATGCGCTGGGTCACGGTCATCTGGGCCAAATTCGTGGGCACCCTGGTGTCCTTGAGCGGCGGGCTTTCCGTGGGCCGCGAAGGGCCCTGCATCCAGATGGGCGCGGCCGTGGGCTGCGGCGTGGGCCGCAT is a genomic window containing:
- a CDS encoding SLC13 family permease; the encoded protein is MNVTHATETAATGMGGAAAIPPTRNEHLKWIFSLLCAAVILAVCVVAGLPRPACWFFSLTVLAICLWGFSLLPDGLVAVMLPMGYILSGVGTPAQVLSPWTKPMGWMILGGLMTGLVLQHTGLARRIALWALHVTGSSFRRLLWGILLAGFIIAPLMPTSTGKCILLGIICIGICDAMGFKARSREASTLLMAGYLAVAGPRMGLYTGAGEVTLNLQMLATAGVHVSWLEYFLQNFAPSVVYSVLSIVVLRLVMRPKSTVDARVWVEEQYAGLGPMSLREKKALALFAVLAVLMMTDKWHGINIGWIMMVVGFVGFLPGFDLVDGKKFATLNLTSVLFIVGCMSIGAAAQATGMDKSIARAVLPLLQGKGELGTVIASFFSGAGLNFLLTPVAAVSTFTVPLAEIAKALGINPLAPAYAFMLGLDQYVLPYEYAAFLYMFSTGYINFKDMVMVFAWRALMALIVLILVFYPFWKLTGAA